A window of Actinomadura rubteroloni contains these coding sequences:
- a CDS encoding GNAT family N-acetyltransferase, with protein sequence MSSDPGTYTRRLAAGLAPEVLAAGPPPVPELAPPFAAHVARPDGADLDLVHRWMNLPHVAAHYDQAWPRERWAEEIAGHLAGDYARPFIVSLDGRPIAYVELYRAARDVVGRVYPSRPHDVGFHLAIGETEAVGRGIGVRLFGAFIDGIFAAEPACTRIVSEPDASNTAARRTDEKLGLRFLGEVDLPHKRAALFIAARTEADVPVLPA encoded by the coding sequence GTGAGCAGCGATCCCGGCACCTACACCAGGCGGCTGGCGGCCGGACTCGCCCCGGAGGTCCTCGCCGCCGGGCCGCCGCCCGTCCCGGAGCTGGCACCGCCGTTCGCCGCGCACGTCGCCCGGCCGGACGGCGCCGACCTCGACCTCGTCCACCGCTGGATGAACCTGCCGCACGTCGCGGCGCACTACGACCAGGCATGGCCGCGCGAGCGCTGGGCCGAGGAGATCGCGGGACACCTCGCCGGGGACTACGCGCGGCCGTTCATCGTGTCGCTCGACGGACGTCCGATCGCCTACGTCGAGCTGTACCGGGCCGCGCGCGACGTGGTCGGCCGCGTGTACCCGTCCCGTCCGCACGACGTCGGGTTCCACCTCGCGATCGGCGAGACCGAGGCCGTCGGGCGGGGCATCGGCGTCCGGCTGTTCGGCGCGTTCATCGACGGGATCTTCGCCGCCGAGCCCGCCTGCACCCGGATCGTGTCGGAGCCGGACGCGTCCAACACCGCCGCGCGGCGCACCGACGAGAAGCTCGGCCTGCGGTTCCTCGGCGAGGTCGACCTGCCGCACAAGCGCGCCGCGCTGTTCATCGCCGCGCGGACCGAGGCCGACGTCCCGGTGCTGCCCGCATGA
- a CDS encoding ABC transporter substrate-binding protein: MPLTVRHRATGLVAGLLALTLGLTACGGGDSDAGSGGATRDVVDATGATVEVPARPQRVVALTETDLDSALALGVQPVGVTNGRFAKDVPGYLKSKLTGRYTVVGDLGTPVLEKVAEARPDLILAGFIPDEKVIAQLKKITPATVLTTKMAEDWKATFTRTADILGKQAEGKSVLAAYDKHVADVKGGLGGNAGASISIVRWNATGPSYMLKDAFSSLVVRDLGFERPKGQLTPAGFSPSDALSLENLKILDGDWMFLGTLNPDAAAALKDAAKIPAFKDLPVVRAGHVVNVDGAIWTSRGGPAAASTVLDDIAKALAK; the protein is encoded by the coding sequence ATGCCCCTCACCGTCCGGCACCGCGCGACCGGTCTCGTCGCCGGCCTTCTCGCCCTCACGCTGGGCCTCACCGCCTGCGGCGGCGGCGACTCCGACGCGGGATCCGGCGGCGCCACGCGCGACGTCGTGGACGCGACCGGCGCGACCGTCGAGGTCCCCGCGCGTCCGCAGCGCGTCGTGGCGCTCACCGAGACCGACCTGGACTCGGCGCTCGCGCTCGGCGTGCAGCCGGTCGGCGTCACCAACGGGCGGTTCGCCAAGGACGTCCCCGGCTACCTGAAGTCCAAGCTCACCGGCCGGTACACGGTGGTCGGGGACCTCGGCACGCCCGTCCTGGAGAAGGTGGCCGAGGCCCGGCCCGACCTGATCCTCGCCGGGTTCATCCCGGACGAGAAGGTCATCGCGCAGCTCAAGAAGATCACCCCGGCGACCGTGCTGACCACGAAGATGGCCGAGGACTGGAAGGCGACGTTCACCCGCACCGCCGACATCCTCGGCAAGCAGGCGGAGGGCAAGAGCGTCCTCGCCGCCTATGACAAGCACGTCGCGGACGTGAAGGGCGGGCTCGGCGGCAACGCGGGAGCGTCGATCAGCATCGTCCGGTGGAACGCGACAGGGCCGAGCTACATGCTGAAGGACGCCTTCTCCAGCCTGGTCGTCCGCGACCTCGGCTTCGAGCGTCCGAAGGGCCAGCTCACCCCGGCCGGGTTCTCGCCGAGCGACGCGCTCAGCCTGGAGAACCTCAAGATCCTGGACGGCGACTGGATGTTCCTCGGCACGCTCAACCCCGACGCCGCCGCCGCGCTGAAGGACGCCGCGAAGATCCCGGCGTTCAAGGACCTGCCGGTCGTCCGGGCCGGGCACGTCGTCAACGTGGACGGCGCGATCTGGACCTCGCGCGGCGGGCCGGCCGCCGCGTCCACGGTGCTGGACGACATCGCGAAGGCCCTCGCCAAGTAG
- a CDS encoding RlpA-like double-psi beta-barrel domain-containing protein: MQKRATNALLAGVTGSALAGMLVAGVAVASGDDRAPKETAGAPVAAQELARDRARVPSAASADTAKPSPKPSAKKRGRGPKALLSGRTTASYFWDDGSGVNGDTGAPASGKSMQKGLFASPSWPMNTKVRVSYNGRSVTGFVGDRGPGAPSHNGVMLDLDTYTFRYLLDGEKPASKYEAGTGEGHLQGLRWEVLQWGGGAGTRGEPQPFGS; the protein is encoded by the coding sequence ATGCAGAAGCGTGCGACGAACGCCCTCCTGGCCGGGGTCACCGGCTCCGCGCTCGCCGGGATGCTGGTCGCCGGCGTGGCCGTCGCGAGCGGCGACGACCGGGCCCCCAAGGAGACCGCGGGCGCACCGGTCGCGGCGCAGGAGCTGGCCCGGGACCGGGCGCGCGTGCCGAGCGCGGCCTCCGCCGACACCGCCAAGCCGTCGCCCAAGCCGTCCGCCAAGAAGCGCGGACGCGGACCGAAGGCCCTGCTCAGCGGCCGGACGACCGCGTCCTACTTCTGGGACGACGGGTCGGGCGTCAACGGCGACACCGGCGCTCCCGCCAGCGGGAAGTCGATGCAGAAGGGCCTGTTCGCCAGTCCGAGCTGGCCGATGAACACCAAGGTCCGCGTGTCCTACAACGGGCGCAGCGTCACCGGCTTCGTCGGCGACCGGGGGCCGGGCGCCCCCTCGCACAACGGGGTCATGCTCGACCTCGACACCTACACCTTCCGCTACCTGCTGGACGGCGAGAAGCCCGCCAGCAAGTACGAGGCCGGGACCGGCGAAGGCCACCTCCAGGGTCTGCGGTGGGAGGTCCTGCAGTGGGGCGGCGGCGCGGGCACCCGGGGTGAACCGCAGCCGTTCGGTTCCTGA
- a CDS encoding MFS transporter — translation MTVNAVRKSAPPVPGPGRARLMPTLMSACVVLVVAMVAATNLALPDLARSDLHPSGSQLLWIVDTYVLVFGCLLIPAGAIGDRRGRKGALLAGLAAFAAGCLVSALAPGVTVMLAGRLVTGAGAALIMPATLSLLLQVTEPARRPQAIAGWTAATGVAGAVGNVGGGAILRWLPWQGLFYVGAPAALLLAAAVAWAAPRGERHDADLDVTGAALLTLGLFALLFGIIEGPGHGWSSGVVLGGFACAAVLLAVFTVHALRAAHPLLDPRIFAVARLRGGVVGVGAVFFGLFALFFVNAQYLQYAKGYDTLKTGVAIVPLILGMIVVSRRSVALAARWGERTVVAAGLACVGAGLLLLSFADAATPYPWYAAFLLLLSCGTGLCLPTLSVGVMTSLPHGRAGLGSGLNGAAREIGSALGVAVAGTVLAARLAAGLPPGERARSAGEALAHAAPGLHDQVVGAFTDGMSAGLRVVGVVVLASAVLAVAGRRP, via the coding sequence ATGACGGTGAACGCCGTCCGGAAATCCGCGCCGCCGGTCCCGGGACCGGGCCGCGCGCGGCTGATGCCGACGCTCATGTCCGCGTGCGTGGTTCTCGTCGTGGCGATGGTCGCCGCGACGAATCTCGCCCTCCCCGACCTCGCCCGCAGCGATCTGCACCCGTCCGGTTCGCAACTCCTGTGGATCGTCGACACCTACGTCCTCGTGTTCGGCTGCCTGCTCATCCCGGCGGGCGCGATCGGGGACCGGCGCGGACGCAAGGGCGCCCTGCTCGCGGGCCTCGCCGCCTTCGCCGCCGGCTGCCTGGTCTCCGCGCTCGCGCCCGGCGTCACGGTCATGCTCGCCGGACGGCTCGTCACCGGCGCCGGCGCGGCGCTGATCATGCCCGCGACGCTGTCCCTCCTTCTCCAGGTCACCGAGCCCGCGCGGCGTCCGCAGGCCATCGCGGGCTGGACGGCCGCGACCGGCGTCGCCGGGGCGGTCGGCAACGTCGGCGGCGGCGCGATCCTGCGCTGGCTTCCCTGGCAGGGACTCTTCTACGTCGGCGCGCCCGCGGCGCTGCTGCTCGCGGCGGCGGTCGCGTGGGCGGCCCCGCGCGGCGAACGGCACGACGCGGACCTGGACGTCACCGGCGCCGCCCTGCTCACCCTCGGCCTGTTCGCGCTGCTGTTCGGGATCATCGAAGGCCCCGGGCACGGCTGGTCGTCGGGCGTCGTGCTCGGCGGGTTCGCGTGCGCGGCCGTCCTGCTGGCGGTGTTCACCGTCCACGCGCTGCGCGCCGCCCACCCGCTGCTTGACCCCCGGATCTTCGCCGTGGCACGGCTTCGCGGCGGGGTCGTCGGCGTCGGGGCGGTGTTCTTCGGCCTCTTCGCGCTGTTCTTCGTCAACGCGCAGTACCTCCAGTACGCCAAGGGCTACGACACGCTGAAGACCGGTGTCGCGATCGTCCCGCTCATCCTCGGCATGATCGTCGTGTCGCGGCGGTCGGTGGCGCTGGCGGCGCGCTGGGGCGAGCGGACGGTCGTCGCCGCGGGCCTGGCGTGCGTCGGCGCGGGCCTGCTCCTGCTGTCGTTCGCGGACGCCGCCACGCCCTACCCCTGGTACGCGGCGTTCCTGCTGCTCCTGTCCTGCGGGACGGGCCTGTGCCTCCCGACCCTCTCGGTCGGGGTGATGACGTCGCTGCCGCACGGCCGCGCGGGCCTCGGCTCCGGGCTGAACGGCGCGGCGCGCGAGATCGGGAGCGCGCTCGGCGTCGCGGTCGCCGGGACGGTCCTGGCGGCGCGGCTCGCCGCCGGGCTGCCGCCGGGGGAGCGCGCCCGCTCGGCGGGGGAGGCCCTCGCCCACGCGGCGCCGGGCCTGCACGACCAGGTCGTGGGCGCTTTCACGGACGGGATGTCGGCGGGACTGCGCGTCGTCGGGGTGGTCGTTCTGGCCTCGGCGGTGCTCGCGGTGGCCGGTCGGCGCCCCTGA
- a CDS encoding winged helix DNA-binding domain-containing protein, with protein MTEVLTVRALNRATLARQGLLAREPLGVAAAVERFGGLQAQEARPPFVGLWSRLAGFAPSDLTGALHSRDVVRATLMRGTLHLVTAADYAAFRTPLQPVLDAGRKALGDRAAGLDTARVLPVARELLHAGPRTFAEMRDLLQERFPDVNDRALGFTVRMCVPLVMVPGEDRWGFPRTARFALASDWLGAEPTDAAEPDALVLRYLAAFGPATAADAQAFTGLPALGPVLDRLRPGLRVFADERGRELFDVPDAPRPGPDVPAPARFLPEFDSLVLAHADRTRVISDADRPLLTSKNLRVRATFLWDGFAAGTWEAARRRKVATLNLRPFGTLPDSALDALTAEGEALLSFTEPDATERVVTVTSAD; from the coding sequence ATGACCGAAGTCCTGACCGTCCGGGCGCTGAACCGCGCGACCCTCGCCCGGCAGGGCCTCCTGGCCCGGGAGCCGCTCGGCGTGGCGGCGGCCGTGGAACGGTTCGGCGGCCTCCAGGCGCAGGAGGCGCGGCCGCCGTTCGTCGGGCTGTGGAGCCGCCTCGCGGGCTTCGCGCCGTCCGACCTGACCGGCGCGCTGCACTCCCGCGACGTCGTCCGCGCGACGCTGATGCGCGGCACGCTGCACCTGGTGACGGCCGCCGACTACGCCGCGTTCCGGACGCCGCTGCAACCGGTCCTGGACGCGGGCCGCAAGGCCCTCGGCGACCGCGCCGCCGGGCTCGACACCGCCCGGGTGCTGCCGGTCGCGCGCGAGCTGCTGCACGCGGGCCCGCGCACATTCGCCGAGATGCGGGACCTGCTCCAGGAGCGGTTTCCCGACGTCAACGACCGCGCGCTCGGCTTCACCGTCCGGATGTGCGTGCCGCTGGTGATGGTCCCGGGCGAGGACCGCTGGGGCTTCCCGCGCACGGCCCGCTTCGCGCTCGCCTCGGACTGGCTCGGGGCCGAGCCTACGGACGCCGCCGAGCCCGACGCGCTCGTCCTCCGCTATCTGGCCGCATTCGGCCCCGCGACGGCCGCCGACGCGCAGGCGTTCACCGGACTGCCCGCGCTCGGCCCCGTCCTGGACCGCCTCCGGCCGGGTCTGCGGGTCTTCGCCGACGAGCGCGGGCGCGAGCTGTTCGACGTCCCGGACGCCCCGCGTCCGGGCCCGGACGTCCCCGCGCCGGCCCGGTTCCTGCCCGAGTTCGACTCGCTCGTCCTGGCCCACGCCGACCGCACCCGCGTGATCTCCGACGCGGACCGTCCGCTGCTGACCAGCAAGAACCTGCGCGTCCGCGCCACCTTCCTGTGGGACGGGTTCGCCGCCGGAACCTGGGAGGCGGCCCGCAGGCGCAAGGTGGCGACCCTGAATCTGCGCCCCTTCGGGACGCTCCCCGATTCGGCCCTGGACGCCCTCACCGCCGAGGGCGAGGCCCTGCTCTCCTTCACCGAACCGGACGCCACCGAGCGGGTGGTGACCGTCACCTCGGCGGACTGA
- a CDS encoding helix-turn-helix domain-containing protein — MSRTLARGTRVTGAERTQLAAELAPRYAAGESIRDLAAETGRSYGFIYNVLKEAGVPLRGRGGNTRRKKG; from the coding sequence GTGAGTCGCACTCTGGCGAGGGGGACCCGGGTCACCGGCGCCGAACGCACACAGCTCGCGGCGGAACTCGCGCCGCGCTACGCCGCGGGGGAGAGCATCCGCGACCTTGCCGCCGAGACCGGGCGGTCGTACGGCTTCATCTACAACGTGCTGAAGGAAGCGGGCGTCCCGCTGCGCGGACGCGGGGGGAACACGCGTCGCAAGAAGGGCTGA
- a CDS encoding LysR substrate-binding domain-containing protein has protein sequence MQSRLDFNLLVALDVLLEEESVTGAAARLHLSGPAMSRTLGRIRRALGDPVLVRSGRGMVPTPRALAMRAEVRDVVRRAAGIFGSDERVDPGTLEASFTVQAEEGTIAVVAGPLLERLAREAPGVTLRFLGEGPRDTHRLRRDTVDLEVGVINGTPETSTRPLLEERFVAVMRPGHPLAGDAPLTAWAAAAQLATSRRGRTHGPIDDALAAEGLRRRLVCSVPDAHTALAVVAGSDLVAFALERLHRRLVDRLGLVAVVPPLELPPCVLEMAWHVRYDADAAHAWLRGIVRDAVLDAAGVAPDGRISDIAERGER, from the coding sequence ATGCAATCCAGACTGGACTTCAATCTGCTCGTCGCGCTCGACGTCCTGCTGGAGGAGGAGAGCGTCACCGGCGCCGCCGCCCGGCTGCACCTGTCCGGTCCGGCGATGAGCCGCACGCTCGGCCGGATCCGGCGGGCGCTCGGCGATCCCGTGCTCGTCCGGTCCGGGCGCGGCATGGTCCCGACGCCGCGCGCCCTGGCGATGCGCGCCGAGGTCCGCGACGTCGTGCGGCGCGCCGCCGGGATCTTCGGCTCGGACGAACGGGTCGATCCGGGCACGCTGGAGGCGAGCTTCACCGTCCAGGCCGAGGAGGGGACGATCGCGGTCGTCGCCGGGCCGCTGCTGGAACGGCTCGCGCGCGAGGCGCCCGGCGTCACGCTGCGGTTCCTCGGCGAGGGCCCGCGCGACACGCACCGGCTCCGCCGCGACACGGTCGACCTGGAGGTCGGCGTGATCAACGGGACGCCCGAGACGAGCACCCGGCCGCTGCTGGAGGAGCGGTTCGTGGCCGTCATGCGGCCGGGCCACCCGCTCGCCGGCGACGCGCCGCTCACCGCCTGGGCCGCGGCGGCGCAGCTCGCCACGAGCCGCCGGGGCCGGACGCACGGCCCGATCGACGACGCGCTGGCCGCCGAGGGGCTGCGGCGGCGGCTGGTCTGCTCGGTGCCGGACGCGCACACAGCGCTGGCCGTCGTCGCCGGGTCCGATCTGGTGGCCTTCGCGCTGGAGCGGCTGCACCGGCGGCTGGTCGACCGGCTCGGGCTCGTCGCCGTCGTGCCGCCGCTGGAGCTGCCGCCGTGCGTGCTGGAGATGGCATGGCACGTCCGCTATGACGCGGACGCGGCGCACGCGTGGCTGCGCGGGATCGTCCGGGACGCCGTCCTCGACGCGGCCGGCGTCGCCCCCGATGGCAGAATTTCGGACATCGCCGAGCGGGGAGAACGATGA
- a CDS encoding DUF2786 domain-containing protein produces MTAAHTPALATARILAGELARSRDAALRRRCAALLALAPLWPDATGRALLGALTAGVTSLWSRGWQPADLAAYTARTHGARARRLILDAIAAELRAYPSLGDPVWTDQPAALGAHVWWPSEGSYTTSWCARERTGPETLLSCASDVLRLMSEAPALAQISPPPGTIPPPRGQTPGDAGPEPSRAPGGAGSEPSRPPDGREASQPPDGHEASRPPDGAEAGQPPGGPEASQPPDGPEASRAQRGMGPEAERRVLGRVRALLAKAESTAFPAEAEALSARAQELMARYSLDRALLAGSAPAAGDAPVGRRIVVEGPYEGPKAVLLGVVAEANRCQAVWHRDLGLATIVGHPAELAAVELLFTSLLVQATAAMTHAGPRGDAPARTRIRSFRHSFLNAYAARIGERLRAAAEHAAGHAGTRADLVPALAARDAAVDRAVDTLFPGLVRGRARAVSNVAGWAAGRAAADLAGLDGRRAVADRSGGR; encoded by the coding sequence ATGACGGCTGCGCACACGCCCGCGCTCGCCACCGCGCGGATACTGGCCGGCGAACTGGCCCGCTCCCGCGACGCCGCCCTCCGCCGCCGCTGCGCCGCACTGCTCGCGCTCGCCCCGCTCTGGCCGGACGCCACCGGCCGCGCCCTCCTCGGCGCCCTGACCGCCGGCGTCACGTCCCTCTGGTCGCGCGGCTGGCAACCCGCCGACCTGGCCGCCTACACTGCACGGACGCACGGCGCACGCGCACGCCGCCTGATTCTGGACGCGATCGCCGCCGAACTGCGCGCCTACCCGTCCCTCGGTGACCCGGTGTGGACCGACCAGCCCGCCGCCCTCGGCGCCCATGTGTGGTGGCCCTCGGAAGGCTCCTACACAACGTCCTGGTGCGCCCGCGAACGCACCGGCCCCGAGACCCTGCTCTCCTGCGCGAGCGACGTCCTGCGCCTCATGTCCGAAGCCCCCGCCCTCGCCCAGATCAGCCCCCCACCTGGAACGATCCCGCCTCCCCGGGGCCAGACGCCAGGCGATGCGGGACCTGAACCAAGCCGGGCGCCGGGCGGCGCAGGGTCTGAACCAAGCCGGCCACCGGACGGGCGCGAGGCAAGCCAACCACCGGACGGGCATGAGGCAAGCCGACCGCCGGACGGGGCCGAGGCAGGCCAGCCGCCGGGCGGGCCGGAGGCGAGTCAGCCACCGGACGGGCCCGAGGCGAGTCGGGCGCAAAGAGGAATGGGGCCCGAGGCGGAGCGGCGCGTGCTCGGGCGCGTGCGCGCGCTGCTCGCGAAGGCAGAGTCCACCGCGTTCCCCGCCGAGGCCGAGGCGCTGAGCGCCCGCGCGCAGGAGCTGATGGCGCGCTACAGCCTCGACCGGGCGCTGCTCGCCGGATCCGCCCCCGCGGCCGGGGACGCCCCGGTCGGCCGCAGGATCGTCGTTGAGGGCCCGTACGAGGGGCCCAAGGCGGTGCTGCTCGGCGTGGTGGCCGAGGCGAACCGGTGCCAGGCCGTCTGGCACCGGGACCTCGGGCTCGCCACCATCGTCGGGCACCCGGCCGAGCTGGCCGCCGTGGAGCTGTTGTTCACGTCCCTGCTCGTCCAGGCGACGGCCGCGATGACGCACGCCGGACCGCGCGGGGACGCGCCCGCGCGGACGCGGATCCGCTCGTTCCGGCACTCCTTCCTGAACGCCTACGCGGCGCGCATCGGAGAGCGCTTGCGCGCGGCGGCAGAGCACGCCGCCGGGCACGCCGGGACACGGGCCGACCTGGTCCCGGCACTGGCCGCGCGCGACGCCGCCGTGGACCGGGCCGTGGACACGCTGTTCCCCGGTCTCGTCCGGGGAAGGGCGCGGGCCGTCTCGAACGTGGCCGGCTGGGCTGCCGGGCGCGCGGCAGCCGACCTCGCCGGGCTGGACGGACGGCGCGCCGTCGCCGACCGGTCCGGCGGACGCTGA